One window of the Oncorhynchus keta strain PuntledgeMale-10-30-2019 chromosome 31, Oket_V2, whole genome shotgun sequence genome contains the following:
- the LOC118364558 gene encoding endonuclease domain-containing 1 protein-like, with protein MLLLRWCPAGVSVSTAGWAGWIWLGLTLTLELSLPVTALSEPDPGFSLCRQSFYRQTPPLGGGALLTPICHRLPGGQLFATLYHPTCDAAVYSAFHLRQGWGERGGKEEGTEKEEEEEGSQSPPLVMTPALLRGDVAGGKPQAHSDSPLHQWDSLVTELIKSSVLPQCGSTGGQLYVLTGATGLRLGPGMEEGGDEGCEAGVQWSAVCCAGPEGQSGFSVGVMRETGGGERVVSVNELEHMIGVTELFSEGCGEADGDTEGDIVILLSDAMVGVVEKQRAAARPDAIEETLDETTDRSIEALPADTEPLITPSVDNETLASESDTESSSNLLVYIITSSVSLLMAPLRPVVSTLIGIPGQVAFVLQEDLGVLSALPGDILSVFYNMASDLVSGVGSVTGLILGVGEMCFSTLYCITAPLVGSLFTSCQDGVTGVGTLAWDGVGIFRGIADSAWWVSRVVGDQVWEQGGGFVGSVVSEMGGQVKAVGGGMGKLAWRCGNGVGNVVSLAGGLVVGSAETVVENVMEVFGQDQNCGWFGSTENVHQ; from the exons ATGCTGCTGCTGCGGTGGTGTCCTGCTGGTGTCAGTGTCAGTACTGCAGGGTGGGCAGGGTGGATCTGGCTGGGGCTGACTCTGACTCTGGAGCTGTCTCTACCAGTCACGGCACTATCAGAACCAGACCCAGGCTTCTCCCTCTGCAGACAGAGCTTCTACAGACAGACCCCCCCTCTGGGCGGGGGGGCCCTCCTGACCCCCATCTGTCACAGGCTGCCAGGGGGACAGTTGTTTGCCACGCTCTACCACCCGACCTGTGACGCAGCTGTTTACTCTGCCTTTCATCTCAGACaaggatggggggagagaggaggaaaggaggagggg acagagaaggaggaagaggaagaaggatcCCAGAGTCCCCCCCTGGTGATGACCCCAGCCCTGCTCCGAGGGGATGTGGCGGGGGGTAAACCCCAAGCTCACTCTGACTCTCCCCTTCACCAGTGGGACTCCCTGGTCACAGAGCTGATCAAGAGCAGCGTCCTGCCCCAGTGTGGCTCCACAGGGGGCCAGCTCTATGTCCTGACAGGGGCCACAGGGCTCAGGCTGGGCCCCGGGATGGAGGAGGGTGGGGATGAGGGGTGTGAGGCTGGGGTGCAGTGGTCTGCTGTGTGCTGTGCTGGCCCAGAGGGACAGAGTGGGTTCAGTGTGGGGgtcatgagagagacagggggaggggagagggtggtgAGTGTTAacgagctggaacacatgattgGAGTAACAGAACTATTTTCAGAGGGTTGCGGGGAAGCAGATGGGGACACGGAGGGAGACATAGTGATACTGCTCAGTGATGCGATGGTCGGAGTTGTAGAAAAGCAGAGAGCAGCCGCAAGGCCAGACGCCATTGAGGAAACACTAGATGAGACTACTGACCGAAGCATAGAGGCACTACCTGCTGACACAGAACCTCTCATCACTCCTTCAGTGGACAACGAGACACTGGCCTCTGAGTCGGACACAGAGTCGTCCAGCAACCTACTGGTGTATATCatcacctcctctgtctccctgctcatgGCCCCTCTACGCCCTGTAGTCTCCACCCTCATTGGGATCCCTGGACAG GTGGCCTTTGTCCTGCAGGAGGACCTGGGGGTCCTGTCTGCCCTGCCAGGTGACATCCTCTCTGTGTTCTACAACATGGCGTCTGACCTGGTGTCTGGAGTCGGCTCAGTCACAGGCCTGATACTTGGTGTGGGGGAGATGTGCTTCTCCACTCTGTACTGCATTACAGCCCCTCTTGTTGGCTCCCTGTTCACCAGCTGCCAGGACGGGGTCACAGGGGTGGGCACCCTGGCCTGGGATGGGGTGGGTATATTCCGGGGGATTGCGGACAGTGCCTGGTGGGTGTCCAGGGTGGTCGGGGACCAGGTGTGGGAGCAGGGTGGGGGGTTTGTGGGGTCGGTGGTGTCTGAGATGGGAGGGCAGGTGAAGGCAGTGGGTGGGGGAATGGGGAAGCTGGCTTGGAGGTGTGGGAATGGGGTGGGGAACGTAGTGAGTTTGGCAGGAGGGCTGGTAGTAGGGAGTGCAGAAACGGTTGTGGAGAATGTGATGGAGGTCTTTGGGCAGGACCAGAACTGTGGATGGTTTGGGTCTACAGAGAATGTTCATCAATAA